In Pseudomonas sp. FP1742, the DNA window TAATTCTCGGGCGAGGCTGATGGCCTCTTCGCGGGCAAGCCCGCTCCCACAGGGGGCTTTGTGGTCGACACAAATCCAATGTGGGAGCGGGCTTGCCCGCGAAGGCGGCCTCAAAGACGCTGCACGCCAAAAGCCATATCGTTATTCATTAACGGTATTTAAATTTAAATTCTTATACCTATAAAGTCACTTTCCTGCGTACCTGCCGACCAATCGGCGCGCCGCACGACACGAACCAACACGGGACCTCCGTGAGTTTCTGATCGACGCGCGCCCTTGAGCGCGCCGTGCGTGGGAGTGATTTTTATGTCAGCCGTCTCTTTTTCTCCAAAGCCTGCATCAGCAAGCGCCGCCACCCTCGCGTCGCAAACCTTCGAAGTCCGCCCGTTCAGTGGCGCCGTCGGTGCCGAAATCATCGGTCTGGACTTGTCCCGCCCAATCAATGACCAGGACTTCGCCCGCGTCCATCGTGCGCACCTGGATCATCACGTGGTGGTGTTCCGCGACCAACGCATAACCCCCGAACAGCAGATCGCCTTCAGCCGCCGTTTCGGCGTGTTGCAGATCCATGTACTCAAGCAATTCCTGCTGGCCGGGCATCCGGAAATCCTCATCGTTTCCAACATCATCGAAAACGGCCAATCCATCGGCCTCGGTGATGCCGGCAAGTTCTGGCACTCCGATCTTTCTTATAAAGAACTGCCGAGCCTGGGCTCGATGCTGCATGCCCAGGAGCTGCCGTCCGAAGGCGGCGACACGCTGTTCGCCGACATGCACAAAGCCTGGGACAGCCTGCCCGAGGCGCTGCGTAAAGCCGTCGAAGGTCGTTCGGCCGCGCATTCCTACACGGCGCGCTACAGCGA includes these proteins:
- a CDS encoding TauD/TfdA family dioxygenase: MSAVSFSPKPASASAATLASQTFEVRPFSGAVGAEIIGLDLSRPINDQDFARVHRAHLDHHVVVFRDQRITPEQQIAFSRRFGVLQIHVLKQFLLAGHPEILIVSNIIENGQSIGLGDAGKFWHSDLSYKELPSLGSMLHAQELPSEGGDTLFADMHKAWDSLPEALRKAVEGRSAAHSYTARYSESKFEGNWRPTLTPEQLAQVAEVVHPIVRTHPENGRKALFVSEGFTTRIVGLPEDESKQLLDELYAHSVLPQNIYRHQWQAHDLVFWDNRSLIHLAAGCPSHLRRKLYRTTIQGDAPF